Part of the Bacillota bacterium genome is shown below.
CGACCCGCCAGACGCCCCCGAAGTACTCGGGGTAGGGGCGGGCAATGGCTCCCCAGATGATCTTGACCATGTTCCGGAGGAACAGGCCGACCCCCAGGGTGCTGACGATGACGAACTCGAAGGTCGCATTGCGCAGCGGCCAGTAGACCACGCGCTGGAAGACGGTCGCCCCGAAGAGGGCGATGACCGCGACGGCCACCAGCATGGCCAGGTACCAGGGTATAATGCCCATCAGGCTGGCGCTGACGTAGGCAGCCAGGAGGACGAACTCTCCCTGGGCGAAGTTGAACGTCTCAGTGGTGTTGTAGATAACCACGATGGCTAGGGCCATCAGGGCGTAGATGCTTCCCTGCGCCAAACCGTTGACGGCGATCTGGACCAGGCTGGCCATTGGCGTGCCTCCAATCAGTCTCGGTGGGGGCCCGGGCGGAGGGACGCGCCCGCCGCCGGGTCCACCGGTGTTAAACCGATCCGCCAGCTTACTTCCAGGCGATGTTGTCGATGTACTTGAGGCCGCCGACGCCCGTCGGATCGATCTTGACGATGACGCCGGCCCACACGCCGAGGTTCTTGTCGTCGAAGGAGTAGTTGGTCATGACGCCCTTCCAGTTCTTGAGGGCCGCCAGGCCGTCGCGGACGTTCTGAGCGGTCAGCGGCTTCTTGTCGGCGTCGAGCTGCTTAATGACGTCGGCGAGCATGTAGATGCGGTCATAATTGTGCATGGCCGTCCGGTCCGGGATCTTGTTGTACTTGGTCTGGTAGGCCTTGGCGAAGTCCTGGACCCTCTGGTCGGGGTTGCCCGGGCTGTTGTCGGTGACGCTGAGGACCTCGATCTTTGCGGCGTACTTGCCGGCCAGTTCGACCACCTGCGGATGGGCGTAGTAGCTGCCCATGACCGTCTTGATCTGGCTGGTCAGACCGAGCTCGCCGATCGCCTTGACGATGAGGCCGGCCTCGGTCGGGTGCGACCAGCCGAGGAGGGTGTCGGCGCCGGACTTCTTGATCGCCATGAGCTGGCCGGTGAAGTCCTTGTCGCCGATGGTGTACGCTTGGACCGTCAGGGGCTGGAGGTTGTAGTTGGCGAGCGCGGCCTTCAGGGATTCCATACCGCCCTGACCGAAGTCGTCGGTGTCGTAGATGATGGCGAACTTGTTGCGATTCTCTTTTTCGACGAGGTACTTGACGGTAAGAGAGGCATTGACGCTGTCGTCAGCGACAGTATGGAAGTAGAAGTTGTTCCAGTCCGGGACCTTGTTGAGCTTGGCGCTGGTGGCCCCGCTGAGGTAGGCCACCTTGAGCTGGCCGATGTAGGGCATGATGGGGATGGAGATGGAGCTGAGTTCAGAACCGGCCACGGCGACGATTTTCGGGTGCTCGGACATCATCTTCTGAAAGGAGCTGATGGCCGTGGCCGCCTTGCTGGCGGTGTCTTCGTAGACGAGCTCGATCTTCTTGCCGTCGATGCCGCCCTTGGCGTTGATCTCTTCGACGGCGAGCTTGGTGGCGTTGACGGCGTACTCTTCGCCGGGGGCGAAGGAGCCGGTCGTCGCCTGGAGCTGCCCGATCTGGACGGTCTTGCCGGAGGATGCCCCGCTGCAACCGGAGACGACGGTGCCGACGGCGAACATCGCCAGCACCACCGGGACCATAAGCCTGGACTTCAAGCTCATTCCTCGTTACCTCCCTTGGAGCCTAGGTAAAGCCCGATGACACTACTATTAGGGTCGCTCTCCAGGAGACTGCTTGACCCGGGGATCCTTCGTCCCCCGGCCCTGCGCTGGTGCTCCGATCCACCGCCCCCCTTTCCCGGCGCGATTCAGCGGCCTATGTAGTGGAGACAGAGAGGAAGCTAAGCGGCGCCGCTCCACCGCAACAGGAACAAGGCGACGCTCTTGGTGAAGTCCAAGAGGTCTCGCAGCTCGAGGTACTCGTCGACGCAGTGGATGTGGGAGACGTCCCCGGGGCCGTAGACGACGACCGGGATGCCCCGCTCGGCGAACCAGCCGCCGTCGACGATGGCGCCGCGGCCGGTGATCCGGGCCGGCTCGCCGCGCACGGTCTCGATGGCCGCAGCCAGGGCCAGCACCCCGGGGTCGTCCGGGTCCGTCCGGCACGGGCGGAACTCGGCCGGGTCGGCCGCCGGCAGCCACTCAATCTCCGGCGGGTGCTTGCGTAGCCATGGGTCGGCCTTGGCAGCCGCCAGGACGTGCTCCTCGAACTCCCGCCGGACGTCCTCGACCGTCTCGTTAGGCAGGCTGAAGACGGTCGCCAGGAGTTCGCACGAGCTGGGGATGACGGCCATGTTGCCGCCGCCGTGGATGGCGAAGGTATTGATCATCGCCTGCCCGGGCGGGAGGTGCGGGTGGGTCTTGAAGGCGGCCCAGTGCCGCTCCAGAGCCAGCAGGGCGGGGACGATGACCGTGGCCGTCTTCTCGAGGCAATTGGCCCCTTCGCGACCGTATCCGGCGTTGTTGAACTCACGCCGGGCCACCAGGTGCTGGCTGTACGGGGCCTTGACCCGGACGGCCACGTTCATCACCCCGATCGAGGTGACGAAGACGTCGCGGCCCCGTGCGCACTCCCCGACGATGGCGAAGTCGCCGCCGTAACCACGCTCGAGACAGGCCTTGGTGCCGGGCTCGCCGCGCTCCTCGCCCATGACGCTCTGGACGGTGACGTCGCCCTTGAGCTTGTAGCCCAGGGCCTTCAGGGCCTGGAGGGCGAAGATGAAGCCGGCCAGCCCGCTCTTCATGTCACTGGTGCCCCGGCCGTACATCCGGTCTCCGTCGATCTCGCCGCCGAAGGGCGGGTGGCGCCAGGACCCGGGCAGGAGAACCTCGGCCACGTCGAGGTGCCCGTTGAGGACCACCGACCTCCCGCCGCTCCGGCCCTCGAGAACGCCGACGGCGTTGGGCCGGCCCGGCAGGGCGTCGAAGACATCGACCTTCATCCCCAGGTCCTTGAGGCGGCCGGCGACCCATCCCTGGGCCGCTTTCTCGTTGCCCCCCGGCGGGTTCTGGGTGTCGAACGAGACGAGCTTCTGTAACAGGGAAAACAGCTCATTCCGATGCGCGTCCACGTAATCAAGAACATCGCGGTGGTCGGCCATCACCTGCTGGTCACGCCTCCTTAGAAGATCAGTCTCCGCGCGGCCTCGGTGAGGACGGCCGCGGCCGTCTCCAGTTCCGCCGGCGAGACGAACTCATCGACGGTGTGGGCCTGCTCCAGGCGACCCGGCCCGAAAAGGGCGCAGTGCGGGTTGCCGGTGATGGCCGAGATGATGGCCGCGTCGGTGTAGGCCGGGAAACCGGCGACCTTCATCTTCGTCCCGGTGACGGCGGCGAAGGCCGACTTGAAGCCGTCGATGACCGGCGACGCCGGGTCGGTCTCGACCGGGGGGCGGTCGATGTTGATCTGCCTGAACTCGGCCCGGAGCCCCGGGAAGCCCGCGGTGACCTCGCTCGTGACCTGACGCAGCAAGTCGGCCGAGGACGGGATGGTCATCGGCGGGACGAGGCGCATGTCGACCTCGACCCGGCAGCGGTCAGGCACGACGTTGGTCTTCTCCCCGCCCTCGATCTTCCCGTAGGTGACGGCCGGCCGGCCGAGGATGGCATGGTCATGAGGCAAAGCGGCCACGCGGTCCTTCAGGGCCGCCAGGACTCTGGCCATCCCGTGGATGGCGTCGACGCCGTGCTGTGGGTTACCGGCGTGGGCGTTCTTCCCCCGGGTGACTATCTCGTACCAGATGACGCCCTTGTGGGCCGTGAGGAGCTCGAGACCGGTGGGCTCGGTGGCCACGACCATCGTCTCTCGGCCCACGTAGCCCCGCTTGACGAGGTCGACCGCGCCGAGCATGTCCGAGCCTTCCTCATCCATGGTCGCGCAGACGAGGAAGTCCTTGCGGGGACGGCGCCCCGAGGCGGCCGCGTTCTTGAGGGCCACGAGGATGGCGGCCAGGCCGCCCTTCATGTCCGTCGATCCCCGGCCGTACAGCTTGCCGCCATCAATGGTCCCGTCGAACGGGCCGTGCACCCAACCCTCGCCGCGCGGGACGGTGTCCATGTGGCCGAGGTAAGCCAGTCCGGGCTCCCGCGTCTCGCCCCGCAGGACGCCGATGACGTTGGGCCGGCCGGGCCGGACCTCGTACGTGATGGCCTCGACCCCGGGGACGCTCTTGAGCCAGCCGGCGACGAACTCGCCGATCTTCTCCTCGCTCCCGGTCGGGTTCTCGCTGGGGATACGGACGAGGGCTTGGGTCAGTTCAGTGACCGACATCAGGACGGGGCTCCTTCCTTGGGTCAGGCTTGGTCGGCTCAGGACGGGTCGGGTCAGGACGGGTTGAGCGTGGGCAGGGTCCTTTGTGGCTGCGGGAAGAACAGAACGCGGCCGAGCCGGCCGCCCTTCCGGGCGTGGGTGATGGCCCTCTCCAGGGCCTCTTGGGGCGAACCCGCGGCGTCCACGAACATCTTCTCGAAGGTGGCCGCCGGGACGCCGGGCGAGGAGGCGAAGAGCTTGATGCCCCTGTTCTGGACCCGGGAGAGCAGGAGGGCGTGGTCCATCTGGATCTTGTAGGCCTGCGCGAGGCGTCTTATCACGCCGTCCGGGGTGGTCTCCCCAGCGTACGGCTTGAGCAGGTCGACCGACCCGACCCCCTCAGGGCAGGAGGTGTACAGGACGATGGCCCCACCCCTGGCGAGGACCGGCTCGACGGCGAAGACGGGCTTCAGGGATTGATAGAGGTTGATGTTCATGGGCCCGCCCGGCGTGGTGACAACGACGTCGGGCTGTTCTTGAAGGGCCACCACGCTGAAGGACCGCAGAAAGTCGACGGCCGCTAGGTGGGCCGCCCTGAGGTCGCCGGCGAAGACGCCGATGGGCTCCCCCGCCTTGTCGATTACGGTGTTGACCACGAAGTGCAGGCCGAGGTGGGCCGCGGCTTCCTCCATGTCCTCACTGACCGGGTTGCCCTCGAGGACGCCGATGGACGCGCGCGGGCTGAGAATCATCTCTGGCCGGTGGTTGGCGACAATCGACTCCTCACCGGCCACGCCCGGCAGGACGAGCTTGCGGCCGCCGGAGAAGCCGGCGAACTCGTGTGGCTCGACCTTGGCCAGGCCGACGCGGAGGTCGCACTCGTAGACCGTTCGATTGACCTCGACGGGGGTGCCCCGCGACGTCCGTCCCAGGCTGACGAGGGCCTCGGGGGTGTACGGGTCGTGGTTGACGACGCGCACCCGGCCGCGGAACTCGGGGCCGATTATCTCGTCCATCTCCTGGGGCGTGGCCGGCCGGTGCACGCCGATGGCCACGATGATCACGATGTCCTCGAGCCGCATCCCGCCGCGGCGCAGCTCACCCAGGATGAGCGGCACGAACCGGCCGGAGGGGGCGTTGCGGGTCGAATCCGGGACGATCACGCAGGCCCGCCGGGTCCGTCCGGCGAGTTCGGCCAGGGGCCTTGCGCCGATGGGACGCCGCAGGGCTTCCTCGTAGGCCGCCGAGTCGATGGCCGGCGGTTCTTCCATCCTCGCCAGCCCGGTAGACAGCTCGGCGCCGACGTTCATGGTCACGCCCTCGAGCTCGTCCCGATATACAACCCGCGGACCATCGCGTCTGACAGAGTACACGGCCTTGCTCCTTTCCCGGCCGGCGGTATCTTCCTCGCGCTTCCGCCGGTCTTACGGCCACCCGGATTGCCCGCGCCCAACATTTGCCAACTGTTAACAATCTGTCCGCAGGAGGCGGCGACCGCCCTTGGTTCCGATGGGGGGTGACGATTCCACAAGCCTGGCCTATTAGCTTTTTGGAAAGCGGGGCCTTTAGAACTATCAGGCCCCCGCGCCGGTCACGGCCATGGAGATGGCCACGTTGCCGTGGACCGACTTTCGCAGGAGATCGAGGCTGACCCGGTCGGTGGGTTGGTGGGCGTACTGCTCTTCGCCGGCCGAGTAGCCGATGGTCGGCAGGCCCAGCTCGACCGCGGTCAGGGCGCCGTCGGTGCCGAAGTCCCAGCGGCCGAAGCCGGGGTTCTGGCCCAGGCCGGTGAGGGCCCCGCGGACCCGCTCGACGTGCGGCTCGCACCGGTCGGTCAGGAAGGCCGGCTTGTACAGCTCGATGGTCTCCTCGATGCCCATGTAACTGCGATGGGCCAGCTGACGGAAGGCCACGGTGGCCCGGCCCTCGGGGACTTGCCGGGCGAGGATCTCCTTGAATTGAGCGATTGTTGACTGTCTGTCCTCTGAAGGAAGGAAGCGGCGGTCGACCCAGATGGTGCAGCGGTCGGGGATGATGCTGCCCCAGCCGGGGGAGGCGAGGATGTTGGTCACCGCGGCGCTCGACTTCCCGAGGAAGGCGTCCTCCGGCAAGGCGTCGGCCATCGCCCGGACGGCCTCGACCACCGGGGCCATCAGGTAGACCGCGTTGACCCCGCGCCAAGGCGAACTGCTGTGGCCGATCTGGCCCAAGGTCGAGATCTCGAACTCGGCCCGGCCCCGGTGGCCGAGGTAGATGTCGAGGCTCGTCGCCTCGGCCAGGACCACCAGGCCGATCCGGCCCAAATAGCCGCTCAGGACCTCGCCGGCCAGGCGGCGCATCCCCCACATGTCGCCGGGTTCCTCGTCGACCACGCCGGTGACGATGATGTCGCCGCCGTGGGCCAGGCCGGCCTTCTTGACCAGCGCCGCCGCGTAGACTTGGGCGGCGATGGCCCCCTTGACATCGCTGGCGCCACGGCCGTGGAGGTACCCGTCGCGGACCAGACCCTCGTAGGGCGGGTAGGTCCAGGCCTCGGGGTTGCCGGGGGAGACGTGGTCCATGTGGAAGTTGTAGAGGACATGTTCGCCGCGCCCGTCGCCGCGGATGACCCCGACGACGTTGCCGGTCGAGTCGGCGAAGACCTGGTCGTAGCCCAGCCGGGTCATCTCCGCCCGAATGAGCTCGGCGACGACCCGTTCCTGTCCGCTGATGCTTGGCGTACGGACCAGGCGCCGGGCGAAGTCCACCAGGTCGTCCCAGGCTGCGTCGACATAGCGGTCCAATTCGCGGAGCCCCTCACCGGTCACTGCCGGCCGCCTCCTGCTTTTTCGGTGCGTTGGTCGTGCGCACGCCCGTGGTTCGCCCATCCTCGGCCTCCCCCGTCGCGGGCCCAGTCCCCGCGCCCTCCTCGGACCGATAAGCCTGGGCCAAGAGTTCGACGGCGTGGACCACCTTGGCCGGGACCCCGTGCTTCTTCAGGCCATAGCCCAAATTGAGCTGGCAGGCCGGGCAACCGGTGGCCAGGATTTCGGCCTTGGTCTCGGCCACGTGGGCCACCTTGCGCCCGAGGATCTCGTCGGAGAGCTGAACGTGGGTCAGCATGTAGGAACCGGCCGCGCCGCAGCAGGCGTCGGCTTCTTTCATCTCCCGGAAGTCGAGGCCCGGGATGCTCTTCAGGACGGCCCGCGGCTCGGCCGTGACCTTGAGATGACGGCAGAGGTGGCACGGGTCGTGGTAGGTGACCGAGGTCTTGACCTCGCCCCGCGGTTTGGCGAAGCCGATCTCCACCAGGTACTTGGAGATGTCCCGGACCTTCATCGACAAGGCCCGGGCCTTGGCCCGGTAATCCGGGTCGTCGGCCAGGAGTTCCGCGTACTCGGCCAGGGTCGAGGTGCAACTGCCGCAATCGCTGACGACGGCCTCGACGTCGAGACCGGCGAAGCGGTCAAGGTTCCGTCGGGCCATCTCTTTGGCCGTCTCCGTGTCCCCATAGGCCAGGGCCGGCAGGCCGCAGCAGACGGCCTCGGGCACTTCGACGCGAACCCTGTTCCGCTGGAGGACGTCGATGGTGGCGATCCCGGGAGCGTGGTTGAGACGGTTTGTCGCGCACCCGATGAAATAGGCGACCTTGTGGGCGGGTCCGTCGACGACCTTCAGATACCGCGGCGACTGCGACTGCAGGCTTCGCCGCTCGGTCCTCTCGACCAGCCGGTTGGCCTTGGCGACGATACCGGCGACGCGCTCCAGCCGGGTGACGATGGTCACCGGCCGAAGCGTCTTGGTGTAATAGCCGAGCAGGGTCACGACCGTGTTAAAGTGCCTGGGGTTGCGGAGGATCCTGACCACCGCCCGGGCGACGGCCGGCTTCCCCTGGGTCTTCATCAGTTCCTCACGGGCGGCCAGCATGATCTGGTCCGTCCGGACGCCCGAAGGGCAGGCGGCGACGCACTTCTGGCACAGGAGGCACTCGTAGATGGGGGCCAAGGTCTCGGGGCCGACAGGCAGCTTGCCCTCGATCATCGCCCGGACAAGCGCGATGCGGCCGCGGGCGACCGACCACTCGACCCGCGTCTCGGCGTACGTCGGGCAGACGGCCTGGCAGCCGCCGCACCGGTTGCACTTCGCGACCTCTTCGTAAATGGTCTTGAGGCTCATACGCGATACACCCCGAAGATGTTGGTCGGGTCGAAGTACTCCTTGACCCCGGCCGCGAGGCCGGCGTCGTCCCGACGGCCATACAGAGGTTCGAAGGCGGAGGACGGCCAGGCCCGGCCGCGGATCATGGGATAGATCGCCCCGCCCGATCGGCCCAGTCCTTCGGCCAGAGGGGCCAGGCCACTCAGGGCGCCCTGCCCGTCCGGGATGATGAAGGCGTCGGCGACGCCGTTGGTGACGTGAGCGTAGACCGCCAGCCCGGCCCGGGCGGACGCGGCCAACCGGGTGAGGCCGCCGTGGAGTTCGGTGAGCCCGGCGGGCGGGAAGCCGATCCTGAGCCAGGCGGCCTGGCCAGAAGCGGTGAACCTGACGGCGGACTCGGTCCGGGCCTCCCAGAAGGCCGCGGCCCCGTCCTTGGAGAGCCGCTCGAGGCACGCCCCGGGGGCTTCGGCCATCGTCTCGAGCCTGGCGACCTGCGCCGCGACCCCGGACTGACTGCCCTCGAAGCGGACAATCAGCCGGACTGCGGGCTTGCCGTTGTTCGCCTGCGAGGCGGCGCCGGCGCGGGGGTCGAAGTCGGCGAAGTCGAGGGCGGCGGGGATGATGTCGTTCTGGGCCCGCAGGGACCCGGCGAACCGGCTCAGGACGTCGACCGAGGCGAAGGAGACAAGGAGCGTCTCCGTCTCCGGGATGGGATAGACACGGATGGTGGCGTCGAGGATGACGCCGAGGGTGCCCCAGGACCCGATGAGCAGCCGCTTGACGTCGAAGCCGGCGACGTTCTTGACCGTGCGCCCGCCGAAGTGGAGGCTGCGCCCGTCGGCCACGGCCACGCTGAGGCCGAGGACGTTATCGCGGATTTCCCCGTAACGCGGCCGGTAGGAGCCGGCGTCCCCGG
Proteins encoded:
- a CDS encoding ABC transporter substrate-binding protein; its protein translation is MSLKSRLMVPVVLAMFAVGTVVSGCSGASSGKTVQIGQLQATTGSFAPGEEYAVNATKLAVEEINAKGGIDGKKIELVYEDTASKAATAISSFQKMMSEHPKIVAVAGSELSSISIPIMPYIGQLKVAYLSGATSAKLNKVPDWNNFYFHTVADDSVNASLTVKYLVEKENRNKFAIIYDTDDFGQGGMESLKAALANYNLQPLTVQAYTIGDKDFTGQLMAIKKSGADTLLGWSHPTEAGLIVKAIGELGLTSQIKTVMGSYYAHPQVVELAGKYAAKIEVLSVTDNSPGNPDQRVQDFAKAYQTKYNKIPDRTAMHNYDRIYMLADVIKQLDADKKPLTAQNVRDGLAALKNWKGVMTNYSFDDKNLGVWAGVIVKIDPTGVGGLKYIDNIAWK
- a CDS encoding M20 family metallopeptidase, whose translation is MSVTELTQALVRIPSENPTGSEEKIGEFVAGWLKSVPGVEAITYEVRPGRPNVIGVLRGETREPGLAYLGHMDTVPRGEGWVHGPFDGTIDGGKLYGRGSTDMKGGLAAILVALKNAAASGRRPRKDFLVCATMDEEGSDMLGAVDLVKRGYVGRETMVVATEPTGLELLTAHKGVIWYEIVTRGKNAHAGNPQHGVDAIHGMARVLAALKDRVAALPHDHAILGRPAVTYGKIEGGEKTNVVPDRCRVEVDMRLVPPMTIPSSADLLRQVTSEVTAGFPGLRAEFRQINIDRPPVETDPASPVIDGFKSAFAAVTGTKMKVAGFPAYTDAAIISAITGNPHCALFGPGRLEQAHTVDEFVSPAELETAAAVLTEAARRLIF
- the larA gene encoding nickel-dependent lactate racemase gives rise to the protein MYSVRRDGPRVVYRDELEGVTMNVGAELSTGLARMEEPPAIDSAAYEEALRRPIGARPLAELAGRTRRACVIVPDSTRNAPSGRFVPLILGELRRGGMRLEDIVIIVAIGVHRPATPQEMDEIIGPEFRGRVRVVNHDPYTPEALVSLGRTSRGTPVEVNRTVYECDLRVGLAKVEPHEFAGFSGGRKLVLPGVAGEESIVANHRPEMILSPRASIGVLEGNPVSEDMEEAAAHLGLHFVVNTVIDKAGEPIGVFAGDLRAAHLAAVDFLRSFSVVALQEQPDVVVTTPGGPMNINLYQSLKPVFAVEPVLARGGAIVLYTSCPEGVGSVDLLKPYAGETTPDGVIRRLAQAYKIQMDHALLLSRVQNRGIKLFASSPGVPAATFEKMFVDAAGSPQEALERAITHARKGGRLGRVLFFPQPQRTLPTLNPS
- a CDS encoding (Fe-S)-binding protein translates to MSLKTIYEEVAKCNRCGGCQAVCPTYAETRVEWSVARGRIALVRAMIEGKLPVGPETLAPIYECLLCQKCVAACPSGVRTDQIMLAAREELMKTQGKPAVARAVVRILRNPRHFNTVVTLLGYYTKTLRPVTIVTRLERVAGIVAKANRLVERTERRSLQSQSPRYLKVVDGPAHKVAYFIGCATNRLNHAPGIATIDVLQRNRVRVEVPEAVCCGLPALAYGDTETAKEMARRNLDRFAGLDVEAVVSDCGSCTSTLAEYAELLADDPDYRAKARALSMKVRDISKYLVEIGFAKPRGEVKTSVTYHDPCHLCRHLKVTAEPRAVLKSIPGLDFREMKEADACCGAAGSYMLTHVQLSDEILGRKVAHVAETKAEILATGCPACQLNLGYGLKKHGVPAKVVHAVELLAQAYRSEEGAGTGPATGEAEDGRTTGVRTTNAPKKQEAAGSDR
- a CDS encoding ArgE/DapE family deacylase — its product is MADHRDVLDYVDAHRNELFSLLQKLVSFDTQNPPGGNEKAAQGWVAGRLKDLGMKVDVFDALPGRPNAVGVLEGRSGGRSVVLNGHLDVAEVLLPGSWRHPPFGGEIDGDRMYGRGTSDMKSGLAGFIFALQALKALGYKLKGDVTVQSVMGEERGEPGTKACLERGYGGDFAIVGECARGRDVFVTSIGVMNVAVRVKAPYSQHLVARREFNNAGYGREGANCLEKTATVIVPALLALERHWAAFKTHPHLPPGQAMINTFAIHGGGNMAVIPSSCELLATVFSLPNETVEDVRREFEEHVLAAAKADPWLRKHPPEIEWLPAADPAEFRPCRTDPDDPGVLALAAAIETVRGEPARITGRGAIVDGGWFAERGIPVVVYGPGDVSHIHCVDEYLELRDLLDFTKSVALFLLRWSGAA
- a CDS encoding M20/M25/M40 family metallo-hydrolase, with the protein product MTGEGLRELDRYVDAAWDDLVDFARRLVRTPSISGQERVVAELIRAEMTRLGYDQVFADSTGNVVGVIRGDGRGEHVLYNFHMDHVSPGNPEAWTYPPYEGLVRDGYLHGRGASDVKGAIAAQVYAAALVKKAGLAHGGDIIVTGVVDEEPGDMWGMRRLAGEVLSGYLGRIGLVVLAEATSLDIYLGHRGRAEFEISTLGQIGHSSSPWRGVNAVYLMAPVVEAVRAMADALPEDAFLGKSSAAVTNILASPGWGSIIPDRCTIWVDRRFLPSEDRQSTIAQFKEILARQVPEGRATVAFRQLAHRSYMGIEETIELYKPAFLTDRCEPHVERVRGALTGLGQNPGFGRWDFGTDGALTAVELGLPTIGYSAGEEQYAHQPTDRVSLDLLRKSVHGNVAISMAVTGAGA